From the Lepidochelys kempii isolate rLepKem1 chromosome 2, rLepKem1.hap2, whole genome shotgun sequence genome, one window contains:
- the LOC140906184 gene encoding uncharacterized protein — translation MQSSSAELTMMESQNRKRAPAWTEREVRDLIAVWGEESVLSELRSSFRNAKTFVKISQGMKDRGHNRDPKQCRVKLKELRQAYQKTREANSHSGSEPQTCRFYDELHAILGGSATTTPAVLFDSFNGDGGNTEAGFGDEEDDDEEEVVDSSQQASGETGFPDSQELFLTLDLEPVPIEPTQGCLLDPAGGEGTSAACVSMIAGSSPSQRLVKLRKKKKRTHDEMFSELMLSSHTDRAQTNAWRQIMSEYRKAQNDRKERWQAEESKWRAEESKWRAEDRAEAQMWRQRDERRQDSMLRLLQDQTSMLQCMVELQQRQLEHRLPLQPLCNQSPSSPSSIASTPRCPRTRVTDVNDTDSHQQRISPTVSSFKL, via the exons atgcagagctcatcagcagagttgaccatgatggagtcccagaatcgcaaaagagctccagcatggaccgaacgggaggtacgggatctgatcgctgtttggggagaggaatccgtgctatcagaactccgttccagttttcgaaatgccaaaacctttgtcaaaatctcccagggcatgaaggacagaggccataacagggacccgaagcagtgccgcgtgaaactgaaggagctgaggcaagcctaccagaaaaccagagaggcgaacagccactctgggtcagagccccaaacatgccgcttctatgatgagctgcatgccattttagggggttcagccaccactaccccagccgtgttgtttgactccttcaatggagatggaggcaatacggaagcaggttttggggacgaagaagatgatgatgaggaggaggttgtagatagctcacagcaagcaagcggagaaaccggttttcccgacagccaggaactgtttctcaccctagacctggagccagtacccatcgaacccacccaaggctgcctcctggacccagcaggcggagaagggacctctg ctgcatgtgtttcaatgatcgcaggatcttctccttcccagaggctagtgaagcttagaaagaaaaaaaaacgcactcacgatgaaatgttctctgagctcatgctgtcctcccacactgacagagcacagacgaatgcgtggaggcaaataatgtcagagtacaggaaagcacaaaatgaccggaaggagaggtggcaggctgaagagagtaagtggcgggctgaagagagtaagtggcgggctgaagacagggctgaagctcaaatgtggcggcagcgtgatgagaggaggcaggattcaatgctgaggctgctgcaggaccaaaccagtatgctccagtgtatggttgagctgcagcaaaggcagctggagcacagactgccactgcagcccctctgtaaccaatcgccctcctccccaagttccatagcctccacacccagatgcccaagaacgcg